In Deltaproteobacteria bacterium, the sequence ACGGCCCACATCTGCTGGGCGGCGACCGCATCGAGATCGGCCTCCGGCGACGGGCGACTCAACACGAACATGCCGAGGATCCCCGACACGACCCACGCGGCCCACCACGCGGTCAGCAGGCCCATGCCGGCGCACGGGTCGCGCTCGGGATCCCGCTCGCTCCGCATCCAGATGTCCTTCGCGATCGCGTAGGGCCACGCCAGGTGCAGGAGCGGAATGAACCACGCGAAGATCGCGGCGGCCGGGCGGTTCGTGTACGGCCCCGGGCTGAGCGCCACGAGGTTGGCGTACGCACGGTAGAACCACGCGAGGAACGTGACCACCGCGATCGCCAATGCGCCCCAGTAGGCCGTGTCGACGTTGTCGGCGAGCCGGACGAGTGCCGCCACCGCCTCGGGCGACACCGACTTGCCCGCCTTGATGTCGCCGATGAGCAGCCACAGCCAGCCACCGGCGACGGCAGACGCCGCGTGGACACTGCCGATGAGCACCAGACCGCCGATGGCGACCTTGGCGCGACCGTGGAGGGGAACGACCGCTTGCATGAGCGAGAACGTAGCGCGGGACCAATTCGATGTCCACGGCCCGCGCGCGCCGCGGCGGCGCCGTCGCCGCGCGAAGTAGCACGAATCCAGGGGTTTTTCGAGCCGCGGGGCCCGCGCCGGGCGGCGCCGGACCGGGGGACGGCGCTTGTCGGGCGGCCGGCCGCCGGATTGAGCCGGCCGCGCAATCGTGGTAGGAACCGGGGCTCATGCTCGAGATGGATCCGACCGTCGAGCGCGTCTTGCTCGGGGTGGCTCACGCCCTGTTCATGAACCGGCTGCACCTGCTGCGCCTCACCGAGGTCGTGCGACTCGGCGTGAAGCCGGACGACGAGGGCATCCTCGACGTGCCGCCGAAGCTCGACGAAGAACTCCGCAAG encodes:
- a CDS encoding DUF4328 domain-containing protein; translation: MQAVVPLHGRAKVAIGGLVLIGSVHAASAVAGGWLWLLIGDIKAGKSVSPEAVAALVRLADNVDTAYWGALAIAVVTFLAWFYRAYANLVALSPGPYTNRPAAAIFAWFIPLLHLAWPYAIAKDIWMRSERDPERDPCAGMGLLTAWWAAWVVSGILGMFVLSRPSPEADLDAVAAQQMWAVIIDGLRIVAAILAVLVVRNLTRRQMAAVPAAHAA